One genomic region from Sulfuriflexus mobilis encodes:
- a CDS encoding LysR family transcriptional regulator, which translates to MDRFEEMLTFVRVVEAGSMSAAADRLNIAKSAVSRRLAELEGRLGVQLLIRTTRRLNLTGNGQQFYQRCLAILADLEETEQAISCEQVLLRGTIRIAIPLTFGIKHLSPLLNQFLKEHPELSLDLDLNDRTLNFMEEDIDLAIRIGRLADSTLIARQLATTQRIVCASPDYLSQHGEPKTPEELENHVGLNYSYLAETQIWQFLQQDKTRVLAHVPCRMRANNGDILLKAAIDGLGILVTTTFISSEAIEQGLLCPILTDYTFPEEVIYAIYPQQRFLPRRVRALIDYLAEKFDNDPYWNHAVNKSNQIFS; encoded by the coding sequence ATGGATCGTTTCGAAGAAATGCTGACTTTTGTCAGAGTGGTCGAGGCGGGCAGCATGAGTGCCGCCGCCGATCGCCTCAATATCGCCAAGTCGGCAGTAAGTCGCCGTCTGGCTGAACTCGAAGGCAGGCTAGGCGTACAACTACTCATACGCACCACTCGCCGCCTTAATCTGACTGGAAATGGGCAGCAATTTTATCAACGTTGCCTGGCAATTTTGGCTGACCTGGAAGAGACTGAACAGGCTATTTCCTGTGAACAGGTCTTATTGCGTGGCACCATTCGCATCGCCATACCGCTTACCTTTGGGATTAAGCACCTGTCACCGCTATTGAATCAATTCCTCAAGGAACACCCGGAGCTCAGCCTGGATCTGGATCTTAATGATCGAACACTGAATTTTATGGAAGAAGATATTGATTTGGCCATTCGAATTGGCCGGTTGGCTGATTCAACCTTGATCGCCCGTCAGCTAGCAACAACGCAACGTATCGTTTGCGCCAGCCCTGATTACTTGTCTCAGCATGGCGAACCAAAAACTCCGGAAGAGTTGGAAAACCATGTGGGGCTTAATTATAGTTATTTGGCTGAAACTCAAATCTGGCAATTCTTGCAACAGGATAAAACAAGAGTATTGGCACATGTGCCCTGTCGCATGCGAGCCAACAATGGAGATATATTACTTAAAGCCGCCATTGACGGTCTAGGTATTCTGGTAACAACGACCTTCATCAGTTCTGAGGCAATTGAACAGGGATTGTTATGCCCAATCCTAACAGATTATACTTTCCCTGAAGAGGTAATCTATGCCATCTATCCTCAGCAGCGTTTTTTACCCCGGCGTGTCAGAGCCCTGATTGATTACCTTGCTGAAAAATTCGATAATGATCCCTATTGGAATCATGCGGTAAACAAGAGTAACCAAATATTTTCATAA
- a CDS encoding CDGSH iron-sulfur domain-containing protein: protein MSDSQNIAPIAVDVEAGKEYYWCTCGNSTTQPFCNGSHEGTSFTPTAFTPEKSGTTYFCQCKNTKTPPYCDGSHAEL, encoded by the coding sequence ATGAGCGACTCACAAAACATCGCCCCAATAGCAGTCGACGTTGAAGCCGGTAAGGAATATTACTGGTGCACCTGTGGCAACAGCACGACTCAGCCTTTTTGCAATGGATCACATGAAGGGACAAGCTTTACACCAACAGCATTCACACCTGAAAAATCGGGAACAACTTATTTCTGCCAATGTAAAAACACCAAAACACCCCCCTATTGTGACGGCTCCCATGCAGAGCTGTGA
- a CDS encoding methyltransferase domain-containing protein has protein sequence MQSCDEWENRYQQGQTGWDRGEPSPNLLYWIEREFLKPCRILIPGCGNGHEVLTLAEKGFDVVAIDIAPTPIENLRKVLKDKQLSVELIQTDFFTCEFEKSFDAIYEQTSLCALHPGQWKDYEQCLYNWLKPKGRLFAQFMQTGQESGPPFHCDIQAMSGLFVKERWLWSEQHKTNVVHSDNLYEKMYLLERAW, from the coding sequence ATGCAGAGCTGTGATGAATGGGAAAACCGCTACCAACAGGGGCAGACTGGATGGGACAGAGGTGAACCTAGTCCCAATTTACTCTATTGGATAGAACGCGAATTCCTGAAACCGTGCCGTATTCTTATTCCAGGCTGTGGTAATGGTCATGAGGTTTTAACACTAGCAGAAAAAGGTTTTGATGTTGTTGCTATTGATATTGCCCCAACACCTATCGAAAACCTTAGAAAAGTGCTTAAGGATAAGCAATTAAGTGTTGAATTAATACAAACTGATTTTTTTACATGTGAATTTGAAAAAAGTTTTGACGCTATTTACGAGCAAACCAGCTTATGTGCTTTACACCCTGGGCAATGGAAGGACTACGAACAATGCCTGTATAACTGGTTAAAACCAAAGGGGAGGTTATTTGCCCAGTTTATGCAAACTGGGCAAGAAAGTGGCCCACCGTTTCACTGCGACATCCAGGCGATGAGTGGCTTGTTTGTTAAAGAAAGATGGTTATGGAGTGAACAGCATAAGACGAATGTAGTCCATTCTGATAATCTATATGAAAAAATGTACTTGCTTGAGAGGGCTTGGTAA
- a CDS encoding FMN-binding negative transcriptional regulator: MYIPEHFNVTDKEEILAFIKANAFGQLISLVEGKLFSSHIPFFLSDDNQSLICHIAKRNPQWENIEDQEALVTFQGPHDYVSPSWYSSSGVPTWNYQSVHIYGRPQLITETEQLSTIVNELTGIYESSLEKPWEPEYKESMLNAIIGIKIKITDIQCKYKLSQNRSANDRLQVIEEHKKRGSSKLSSATKNAL; the protein is encoded by the coding sequence ATGTACATACCTGAACATTTTAATGTGACCGACAAAGAAGAGATATTAGCCTTTATAAAAGCTAATGCTTTCGGTCAATTAATATCCCTAGTCGAAGGAAAGCTTTTCTCTTCGCATATTCCTTTCTTTTTGAGTGACGACAACCAATCACTCATTTGTCATATAGCCAAACGCAACCCTCAATGGGAAAACATTGAAGATCAAGAAGCCTTAGTAACTTTTCAAGGCCCACACGACTATGTATCACCATCTTGGTATTCCTCATCAGGTGTACCCACTTGGAACTACCAATCAGTTCATATTTATGGAAGGCCCCAACTAATTACTGAAACAGAACAACTTAGTACTATCGTTAACGAACTTACGGGGATATATGAATCCTCACTCGAAAAACCTTGGGAGCCTGAATACAAAGAATCTATGCTTAATGCAATTATTGGCATTAAAATAAAAATCACAGATATTCAATGCAAATATAAACTCAGTCAAAATCGTTCGGCAAATGACCGCTTGCAAGTAATCGAGGAACATAAAAAGAGAGGTTCTTCTAAACTATCATCGGCAACGAAAAATGCGTTATAA
- a CDS encoding methionine adenosyltransferase codes for MQRLTLTALSTSLDQPVEIVERKGIGHPDTVCDALAEELSRALCQFYLERFGLVMHHNVDKALLWGGSSQPAFGGGRVLAPMEIFLAGRATCEYQGIKVPVEELMRESCSNWLRAHFHALDPDRHVKLHCLVRPGSSDLVDLYLRQEKTGIALANDTSCGVGYAPLSELERVVLQVEKTLNASEIKSVHPEIGEDIKVMGVRRGEVIELTIACAFVDQYISDADDYVQKKTRLITLAEQAARQETDRQLSITANAADDVATGSLYLTVTGTSAESGDDGEVGRGNRVNGLIAPYRPMNMEAAAGKNPVTHVGKLYNIVAQRIAESLVREVAEVREAYCYLVSRIGSPINEPQVVDLRLCMQDGIAVEAVRSRAEEVVQGQFARMYQIRQELVAGAIHVY; via the coding sequence ATGCAACGACTCACACTCACCGCGCTCAGCACATCTTTAGACCAGCCGGTAGAGATAGTTGAGCGCAAGGGCATCGGTCACCCCGACACGGTGTGTGATGCCCTCGCAGAGGAGCTGAGTCGGGCCCTGTGCCAGTTTTACCTCGAACGATTCGGGCTCGTCATGCACCATAACGTCGACAAGGCCCTGCTCTGGGGGGGCAGTTCACAACCGGCCTTCGGCGGCGGCAGGGTGCTGGCGCCCATGGAGATTTTTCTCGCCGGCCGGGCCACCTGCGAATACCAGGGCATCAAGGTGCCGGTTGAAGAACTGATGAGAGAGAGTTGCAGCAACTGGCTGCGGGCGCATTTTCATGCCCTCGACCCCGATCGGCATGTCAAGCTGCACTGCCTGGTCAGGCCCGGTTCTTCAGACCTCGTGGACCTCTATCTGCGCCAGGAAAAAACGGGCATCGCCCTGGCCAATGATACCTCCTGTGGTGTGGGTTATGCGCCATTGAGCGAACTCGAGCGGGTCGTCTTGCAGGTGGAGAAGACCCTCAACGCCTCGGAGATCAAATCCGTGCACCCGGAGATCGGCGAAGACATCAAGGTTATGGGGGTGCGCCGAGGCGAGGTCATCGAATTGACCATCGCCTGTGCGTTTGTGGATCAATATATCTCGGATGCCGATGACTATGTGCAGAAAAAGACCCGCCTCATCACGCTGGCCGAGCAGGCCGCGAGACAGGAAACAGACCGGCAGCTAAGCATAACGGCCAATGCCGCCGATGACGTGGCAACGGGCAGCCTGTATCTGACCGTGACGGGCACCTCCGCCGAATCCGGCGACGATGGCGAGGTTGGCCGCGGCAACCGCGTGAATGGTCTCATTGCCCCTTACCGCCCCATGAATATGGAGGCGGCGGCGGGCAAGAATCCGGTGACCCATGTCGGCAAGCTCTACAACATCGTTGCGCAGCGGATTGCCGAAAGCCTGGTCCGGGAGGTCGCTGAGGTGCGTGAGGCGTACTGCTATCTGGTCAGTCGGATCGGCAGCCCTATCAATGAACCCCAGGTCGTGGACCTTCGGCTCTGTATGCAGGACGGCATAGCTGTCGAGGCAGTGAGGTCACGGGCCGAAGAGGTCGTGCAAGGGCAATTTGCCAGGATGTACCAGATCAGGCAGGAACTGGTCGCAGGGGCCATTCACGTGTACTAG
- a CDS encoding SagB/ThcOx family dehydrogenase, with protein sequence MMTEYTTETKGGKMGLTAHQQRDILLGGCQDEVGKYPTMARLNRQWPFAVFLMLMCYVARGDVMAAQGEYISLPPATLVTDGQPLERLLQQRRSIRTFGKAPLSLAELGQLLWAAQGISHPQGLRTAPSAGALYPLELYVVAGEVEGLPSAVYRYLPEKHRLLETATGDQRQALAGAALDQSWLSDAAVVVVFTAIYARTTRKYGERGIRYVHMEVGHAAQNLFLQAEAQALVSVVVGAFRDDRVSKVLDLPADTQPLLLMPVGR encoded by the coding sequence ATGATGACTGAATATACCACCGAAACAAAGGGGGGCAAGATGGGCCTGACAGCGCATCAACAAAGGGATATATTGCTGGGAGGGTGTCAGGATGAGGTTGGTAAATACCCGACTATGGCACGACTGAACCGACAGTGGCCATTTGCGGTTTTCTTGATGCTGATGTGTTATGTGGCGAGAGGGGACGTTATGGCAGCACAAGGGGAATATATTTCGCTCCCACCAGCGACGCTGGTAACAGACGGGCAGCCGCTCGAAAGGCTTTTGCAACAGCGTCGCTCAATACGCACATTCGGCAAGGCACCGCTGAGTCTCGCCGAACTGGGACAATTGCTCTGGGCGGCACAGGGGATATCACATCCTCAAGGCCTGCGCACAGCCCCCTCGGCCGGGGCACTGTACCCACTGGAGCTTTATGTCGTGGCCGGTGAGGTAGAGGGTTTGCCGTCCGCTGTCTATCGCTATCTTCCAGAAAAACATCGGCTGCTGGAAACCGCCACCGGTGATCAGCGCCAGGCACTGGCCGGGGCAGCGCTTGACCAGTCATGGCTAAGTGATGCCGCGGTCGTTGTCGTGTTTACCGCCATTTATGCCCGCACGACCCGCAAGTATGGCGAACGCGGCATACGTTATGTGCATATGGAAGTCGGCCACGCCGCGCAGAACCTGTTTCTGCAGGCCGAGGCACAGGCACTTGTCAGCGTGGTCGTGGGCGCATTCCGGGACGACAGGGTCAGCAAGGTACTGGACCTGCCCGCCGATACACAACCGCTGCTGCTGATGCCTGTCGGCAGGTAG
- a CDS encoding YbhB/YbcL family Raf kinase inhibitor-like protein — protein sequence MSMSITSSAFGHNGAIPPQYTCDGADLSPPLAWQGVPAQAKSLLLIVDDPDAPDPAAPRMTWVHWLLYNIPVSATGLDAALPASDLPGGTLQGTNDWRRTGYGGPCPPVGRHRYFFKLYALDSLLPDLQQPDKAQLEAAMQGHVLAQAELVGTYQR from the coding sequence ATGAGTATGTCCATTACGTCATCCGCCTTTGGCCACAACGGCGCCATACCCCCGCAGTACACCTGTGACGGGGCGGATCTATCACCGCCACTAGCATGGCAGGGTGTTCCGGCACAGGCGAAAAGCCTGCTCCTGATCGTCGATGACCCGGATGCCCCGGATCCCGCGGCGCCAAGGATGACCTGGGTACACTGGCTGTTGTACAACATACCGGTGTCGGCCACCGGTCTGGATGCAGCGCTGCCTGCATCCGACTTACCTGGCGGCACCTTGCAAGGCACAAATGACTGGCGGAGAACGGGTTACGGCGGGCCCTGCCCGCCCGTTGGCCGGCACCGTTATTTTTTCAAACTCTATGCACTGGACAGCCTTTTGCCCGACTTACAGCAACCCGACAAGGCACAGCTGGAGGCTGCCATGCAGGGGCATGTGCTGGCACAGGCCGAGTTGGTTGGTACCTACCAACGCTGA
- a CDS encoding DUF6763 family protein, protein MPTENDPIVDNWYSHLDKGQLFTVVEVGDDSVDIQYFDGDLEEMSLTDWYGMNIELSAEPENWSGAMDIAEKDDLGTEVTDTRAADWSEPLQEHRPAGQEGAPGTVADEWTEEEK, encoded by the coding sequence ATGCCGACCGAAAATGACCCGATTGTTGATAACTGGTATTCCCACCTCGACAAGGGCCAGTTGTTCACGGTTGTCGAGGTGGGTGACGATAGCGTCGATATCCAGTATTTTGATGGTGACCTCGAGGAGATGAGCCTGACTGACTGGTACGGCATGAATATTGAGTTAAGTGCAGAGCCGGAGAACTGGTCAGGTGCCATGGATATAGCCGAGAAGGATGATCTCGGCACAGAGGTAACAGACACCAGGGCCGCTGACTGGTCTGAGCCACTGCAGGAACACAGGCCAGCCGGACAGGAAGGTGCCCCGGGGACTGTCGCGGACGAATGGACGGAAGAGGAAAAGTAA
- a CDS encoding phosphoribosyltransferase, with protein sequence MQAAFKVEFVSWGKISNLVHTLANRIHASGYRPDIVVAIARGGYVPARLLCDHLDIYNLTSMRISHYTSGAEKGEAARLSMPLNTDIRGLRVLLVDDVGDTGNTLQLALEHINALHPAEIKIAVLHHKHISQVVPDFYAQKIISWRWLTYPWAIIEDVRGFIRKMEPQPATAEEALQRLKSEYGLKLPLRIMQDVYR encoded by the coding sequence ATGCAAGCAGCATTCAAGGTGGAATTTGTAAGTTGGGGAAAAATCTCAAACCTTGTACACACCCTGGCAAACCGGATCCATGCCAGCGGCTATCGACCGGACATTGTCGTCGCTATAGCCCGTGGCGGTTATGTGCCGGCAAGGCTGTTATGCGATCACCTGGACATCTATAACCTGACCAGTATGCGAATCAGCCATTATACGAGTGGCGCCGAAAAGGGCGAGGCCGCGCGCCTGTCTATGCCCCTGAATACTGATATTCGAGGCTTACGCGTCCTGCTGGTCGATGATGTGGGTGATACGGGCAATACCCTGCAACTAGCCCTTGAGCATATTAATGCTCTGCATCCTGCAGAGATAAAAATTGCTGTCCTGCATCACAAACATATCTCGCAGGTTGTACCGGATTTTTACGCGCAGAAAATAATAAGCTGGCGTTGGCTGACTTACCCCTGGGCCATCATTGAAGATGTGCGCGGCTTTATCCGGAAAATGGAGCCGCAACCCGCGACTGCCGAAGAAGCGTTACAGCGCCTCAAGTCTGAATACGGCCTCAAGCTCCCCCTGCGGATTATGCAAGACGTTTACCGGTAA
- the rtcA gene encoding RNA 3'-terminal phosphate cyclase — translation MLNIDGDVGEGGGQIVRSSLALAMCLDRPFRITRIRARRERPGLQAQHLAAVSAAASVSQAHVEGAYKGSQELLFKPRKVIAGDYHFAIGTAGSTSLVLQTVLPALILADRESNLLLEGGTHNPLAPPFDFLKHAFLPLLNRMGPAVTATLERPGFAPEGGGRVRVHIKPVAHLQALELPERGDIVQQRAEVLLAHLPEHIANRELAVIRDALSFPESKLNFRVDNTANGPGNAVSIIVESAFVTECFTAFGQRRLPAERVAESVVREVRRYLQAGVPVGRYLADQLLLPLALAGEGMFVTLQPSSHVITNMAVVKKFMQAEFASEKIDEDAWRISLS, via the coding sequence GTGCTGAACATTGATGGTGACGTCGGCGAGGGTGGCGGCCAGATAGTGCGCTCGTCACTGGCGCTGGCCATGTGTCTGGACAGGCCTTTCCGTATTACCCGTATTCGCGCCAGAAGAGAACGGCCCGGTCTGCAGGCGCAACACCTGGCCGCGGTGAGTGCCGCGGCGAGTGTTTCACAGGCGCATGTCGAGGGGGCGTATAAAGGTTCGCAGGAACTCCTGTTCAAACCACGCAAGGTGATAGCGGGGGATTATCACTTTGCAATCGGCACGGCGGGCAGTACCTCACTGGTACTGCAAACCGTTCTGCCCGCACTCATACTGGCAGACAGGGAATCGAACTTGCTGCTGGAGGGAGGTACCCATAACCCCCTGGCGCCACCGTTCGATTTCCTGAAGCATGCTTTTTTACCTCTGCTTAACCGGATGGGTCCTGCCGTCACGGCAACACTGGAACGCCCCGGTTTCGCCCCGGAGGGCGGGGGCCGGGTACGTGTGCATATAAAGCCGGTGGCACATCTGCAGGCACTTGAGCTGCCAGAACGTGGGGATATTGTGCAGCAGCGCGCAGAGGTCCTGTTGGCGCACCTGCCGGAGCATATCGCCAACAGGGAACTGGCCGTGATACGCGATGCCCTTTCGTTCCCGGAGAGCAAACTAAACTTTCGCGTCGACAATACGGCCAACGGACCCGGGAATGCCGTATCGATCATCGTCGAGAGTGCCTTTGTGACCGAATGTTTTACCGCGTTTGGGCAGCGCCGATTACCTGCGGAACGTGTTGCCGAGAGTGTGGTGAGAGAGGTGCGACGTTACCTGCAAGCGGGCGTCCCCGTTGGCAGGTACCTCGCGGATCAATTGTTGTTACCTTTAGCACTGGCGGGCGAGGGCATGTTTGTCACCCTGCAGCCCAGTTCGCATGTCATTACCAATATGGCCGTTGTCAAAAAATTTATGCAAGCCGAGTTTGCCTCAGAGAAAATCGACGAGGATGCCTGGCGAATAAGCCTGTCTTGA
- a CDS encoding DUF504 domain-containing protein — protein sequence MQTINELLNRIHWDPEFGEGEFEVAFLDRVEQEMIRLPFRKISFVPGEHFFFYYFDDDAVEHSVPFHRIKAVYKNDECIWHRER from the coding sequence ATGCAAACGATCAATGAATTACTCAACCGGATACATTGGGACCCCGAGTTCGGGGAAGGCGAGTTTGAGGTTGCCTTTCTCGATCGGGTTGAGCAAGAGATGATTCGTCTGCCGTTTCGAAAGATATCCTTTGTGCCGGGTGAACATTTTTTCTTTTATTACTTTGACGACGATGCGGTTGAACATAGTGTGCCGTTTCACCGCATCAAGGCCGTGTATAAAAATGACGAGTGCATCTGGCATCGGGAGCGCTAG
- a CDS encoding creatininase family protein yields the protein MCAGSKNDRGVRLADLNWLQVTKIMQSGATAVLPIGASAKQHGPHLPMQTDYLQAEWLVDRLIQKLNILVWPTLAYGYYPAFADYPGSCSLERETFIQSVISILHTMQRAGAQHCALINTGISTIEPLEQAIAQCAMQNPCKLINVYHGERYRAAVEQYIDNQQGGHANEEETSIMLAMHPESVHMELASPGLLTGGVPGPLNRNDPTQANYAPNGVYGDPRKASATKGHALVETMFEDIYTELCYLLG from the coding sequence ATGTGTGCAGGAAGCAAAAATGACCGAGGGGTACGTCTTGCCGACCTTAACTGGTTGCAGGTCACTAAAATCATGCAGTCCGGTGCCACAGCAGTCCTGCCGATTGGGGCTAGCGCCAAGCAACACGGCCCGCACCTACCGATGCAAACCGATTATCTGCAGGCAGAATGGCTGGTCGATCGGCTTATCCAAAAGTTGAATATCCTGGTCTGGCCGACACTGGCTTACGGCTACTACCCCGCCTTTGCCGACTACCCGGGGAGCTGCAGTCTCGAGCGTGAGACCTTTATCCAGAGCGTCATATCTATCCTGCACACTATGCAACGTGCCGGTGCGCAACACTGTGCCCTCATCAATACCGGTATTAGCACCATCGAACCATTAGAACAGGCAATTGCTCAATGCGCCATGCAAAATCCCTGCAAGTTGATCAATGTCTATCATGGCGAGCGCTACCGGGCCGCGGTGGAGCAATATATTGACAACCAGCAAGGCGGCCATGCCAACGAAGAAGAAACCTCTATCATGCTCGCCATGCATCCGGAGTCTGTACACATGGAGCTCGCCTCGCCCGGCCTGCTGACGGGGGGGGTCCCCGGCCCGCTGAACCGTAACGACCCGACACAAGCCAATTATGCGCCCAACGGCGTCTATGGTGACCCGCGTAAGGCCAGCGCGACTAAGGGCCATGCCCTGGTGGAGACCATGTTTGAGGATATTTATACCGAACTTTGTTACCTGCTGGGGTAG
- a CDS encoding acetoin utilization protein AcuC has protein sequence MPAPVCVYSGEQLVSYNFGPIHPFGPQRHAAFVREFERQGLKQRVCICTPVMAERAAIEAFHTEDYIDKVIMLSESGTGLLDAGDTPAFRGMYEASRFVVGSVLDGIDRILGGQCAQVFVPIAGLHHARRDSAAGFCVFNDCGIAIETLRRKHHIRKIAYIDIDAHHGDGVFYAFEDDPDLCVVDFHQDGRTLYPGTGALGETGTGDAAGTKMNVPMPAGANDALLMELWPAAEAFIEKAQPEFIILQAGADSLRGDPITQMQYSEAAHDHVTKRLKALANRLCQGRLLALGGGGYDLHNLARAWTAVVVALVT, from the coding sequence ATGCCAGCACCGGTTTGTGTCTACAGTGGAGAACAACTGGTCAGCTATAACTTTGGACCCATACACCCGTTTGGCCCGCAACGGCATGCCGCCTTTGTCAGGGAATTTGAACGCCAGGGGCTCAAGCAACGGGTGTGTATCTGCACACCGGTCATGGCCGAACGCGCCGCCATCGAGGCCTTTCATACCGAGGACTATATCGATAAGGTCATCATGCTTTCCGAGTCCGGTACGGGTCTGCTCGATGCTGGCGATACCCCGGCGTTCAGGGGCATGTACGAGGCCTCACGTTTTGTCGTCGGCAGCGTCCTTGATGGCATCGACCGAATCCTGGGCGGCCAGTGCGCACAGGTGTTTGTGCCGATCGCCGGTCTGCATCATGCGCGGCGTGATTCGGCCGCCGGCTTTTGCGTATTCAATGATTGTGGCATTGCCATTGAGACACTGCGTCGCAAACACCATATCCGCAAGATCGCCTATATCGATATCGATGCCCATCATGGCGATGGCGTGTTCTACGCCTTTGAAGACGATCCAGACCTCTGCGTTGTCGACTTTCATCAGGATGGTCGCACGCTGTACCCCGGCACCGGTGCACTCGGTGAAACCGGCACGGGCGATGCCGCTGGTACAAAAATGAATGTACCCATGCCAGCGGGAGCGAATGATGCACTGTTAATGGAGTTATGGCCCGCTGCTGAAGCCTTTATAGAAAAGGCCCAGCCAGAGTTTATTATCCTGCAGGCCGGCGCCGACAGTCTCCGCGGCGACCCGATCACGCAGATGCAATACAGTGAGGCCGCGCACGACCATGTCACCAAACGCCTGAAGGCACTCGCTAACAGGCTTTGCCAGGGTCGCCTGCTCGCACTGGGCGGCGGCGGTTATGACCTTCACAACCTGGCCAGGGCCTGGACTGCGGTTGTGGTGGCATTAGTGACTTGA
- a CDS encoding methyl-accepting chemotaxis protein, whose product MLFTPAIKILANLGPRRTTWLLSAIYILLWLSLLLGLAVTTSLLLSLLAAYFSLAFILATQMDAQTLQRFLADSSSIDHAKMIEHFTGPLASLDNTLLTVASRERRSFEHYYNTLSEISHSANELNGTSEQLASNIQQQSQATSTIASAVTEISYSIGEISKRIHSAYESANESSRRGEQGTQTMQAVRANMEAVSHFIQETYQLLADLEIRTRNVSSISTIIREIAEQTNLLALNAAIEAARAGEHGRGFAVVADEVRALANRSHGSASEINNNIDEVQKQVLAVKSSMDAVVSRTEQTIDKTLEAEEVLHAIAGNTQSVSDMVNAIAAVAHQQNEAVREISANIEAVAQVADKNSHMAKQSSRIAGHLYQLCQSEAEL is encoded by the coding sequence ATGCTGTTTACTCCCGCCATAAAAATACTCGCCAACCTTGGGCCACGCCGCACCACCTGGTTGCTGTCGGCTATTTATATATTGTTGTGGCTTTCCCTGCTGCTCGGTCTGGCCGTTACGACAAGCCTGTTGCTCAGTCTGCTCGCGGCGTATTTCTCCCTCGCCTTTATCCTGGCGACACAAATGGATGCCCAGACCCTGCAGAGATTCCTCGCCGACAGCAGTTCCATCGACCACGCAAAGATGATCGAACACTTCACCGGCCCACTGGCCAGTCTTGATAACACACTCTTGACCGTTGCCAGCCGCGAGCGCCGCAGCTTTGAGCATTATTACAACACCCTTTCCGAAATCAGCCATTCTGCAAATGAATTAAATGGCACCTCGGAACAACTGGCGAGTAATATCCAGCAACAATCACAGGCCACCAGCACCATTGCCTCAGCCGTTACCGAGATCAGTTACAGTATTGGTGAAATCTCCAAGCGCATCCACAGCGCTTACGAATCGGCTAATGAAAGCTCCCGGCGCGGCGAGCAAGGCACACAAACCATGCAGGCCGTACGCGCGAATATGGAAGCCGTGTCCCATTTTATTCAGGAAACCTATCAGCTGCTTGCTGATCTGGAGATACGCACCCGTAATGTCTCATCTATTTCTACCATCATTCGTGAAATTGCCGAACAAACCAATCTACTTGCCCTCAATGCCGCCATTGAGGCGGCACGAGCAGGCGAGCATGGTCGTGGCTTTGCCGTTGTTGCAGATGAAGTCCGTGCGTTGGCCAACCGCAGTCATGGCTCCGCCAGTGAGATCAATAACAATATTGATGAAGTACAAAAACAGGTGCTCGCCGTCAAAAGCAGCATGGATGCGGTTGTCAGCCGCACAGAACAAACTATCGATAAAACACTGGAAGCAGAAGAGGTCCTGCATGCCATCGCAGGCAATACACAATCGGTTTCCGACATGGTCAATGCCATCGCCGCCGTTGCCCATCAGCAAAATGAGGCCGTGCGGGAAATCTCCGCCAACATTGAGGCCGTTGCCCAGGTCGCTGACAAAAACAGTCACATGGCAAAGCAATCTTCCAGGATCGCCGGACACCTCTATCAGCTTTGCCAGTCGGAGGCTGAATTATGA